From a single Streptomyces liliifuscus genomic region:
- a CDS encoding MerR family transcriptional regulator → MATDVEEPTLTVDELAARAGVTVRTVRFYGTKGLLPPPVIGPRRVGHYSQEHLSRLALIEELQHQGMTLAAIERYLQQLPEGLSAHDLAIHRAVVASWAPDSAEEMNRAELERRAGRPLSAEDLDRLVAMSVVREAAAPGSYRVDLGLLRLGVQLLDVPIAHETILAARTVLLKHTRAAAHELSLLFRDEVSERESVEAVKDLSAHMQPLVVQALLTTFQRSLKEELREWLTEES, encoded by the coding sequence ATGGCGACGGACGTCGAGGAGCCGACGCTCACGGTCGATGAGCTGGCCGCGCGGGCGGGGGTCACGGTGCGGACCGTGCGGTTCTACGGCACGAAGGGGCTGTTGCCGCCGCCCGTGATCGGGCCTCGCCGGGTGGGGCACTACAGCCAGGAGCATCTGTCCCGGCTCGCACTCATCGAGGAATTGCAGCACCAGGGGATGACGCTGGCCGCGATCGAGCGCTATCTGCAGCAGCTGCCGGAGGGGCTCAGCGCCCATGACCTGGCCATCCACCGGGCCGTGGTGGCCTCCTGGGCGCCGGACTCGGCGGAGGAGATGAACCGCGCGGAGCTGGAGCGCCGGGCGGGGCGGCCACTGAGCGCGGAGGACCTGGACCGGCTCGTCGCGATGAGCGTCGTCAGGGAGGCGGCCGCCCCGGGCAGCTACCGCGTGGACCTCGGACTGCTGCGGCTCGGTGTCCAGCTGCTCGACGTACCGATCGCGCACGAGACGATCCTCGCCGCGCGCACGGTCCTGCTGAAGCACACACGAGCCGCTGCCCACGAACTGTCCCTGCTGTTCCGGGACGAGGTGTCCGAGCGTGAGTCCGTCGAGGCCGTGAAGGACCTGTCCGCGCACATGCAACCGCTCGTGGTGCAGGCACTGTTGACGACCTTTCAGCGGTCCTTGAAGGAAGAGCTGCGGGAGTGGCTCACCGAGGAGTCCTGA
- a CDS encoding sugar ABC transporter ATP-binding protein has product MTYGDMLAAQGLVKSYGGVRALDGADIRLRGGEVHALVGENGAGKSTLVRILSGTLRPDEGTLRLAPEARSGGIAVVSQELSLFPDLSVRENLFPYRPPRRFGLLDRSAMDRAARPVLAELGLDVEPGALLGELPLADQQLTEIARALLRRPRVLVLDEPTSALPAAAVDRLERVLRTLTGRGIAILYVTHFLEEVMRLAQRVTVLRDGRVTLAGVRREDVGMPDLVTAMLGGTPQQPVRRTRAVTDGPPPVVLSGVCVPGRLADVTFTVRAGEVVGVAGLQGAGHLDALAVVCGRTAVSVGRVDIGGRGLPRSLRDAVRAGVAFVPSDRKRYGLMTDRTVWENTTAVSWLALGRGGFMPSRAELVRRTGDLTERLRLRGDPHDVVARLSGGNQQKVVFAKWLATEPRIVVLDDPTRGVDVGVRSEMHRIVGELAAGGAAVLISSTDLAELTEVCDRVLVFVRGRTVEELSGARLTEHQLAVSMQAGGRTGTGR; this is encoded by the coding sequence ATGACGTACGGCGACATGCTGGCCGCGCAGGGCCTGGTCAAGTCGTACGGCGGGGTCAGGGCCCTGGACGGAGCGGACATCCGGCTTCGGGGCGGCGAGGTCCATGCGCTGGTCGGCGAGAACGGGGCGGGCAAGTCGACGCTCGTGCGGATCCTGTCGGGCACACTGCGGCCGGACGAGGGGACGCTGAGGCTCGCGCCGGAGGCACGGTCGGGTGGAATCGCCGTCGTCTCCCAGGAGTTGAGCCTCTTCCCTGATCTCTCGGTACGGGAGAACCTCTTCCCCTACCGTCCGCCGCGGCGCTTCGGTTTGCTCGACCGGAGTGCGATGGACCGGGCCGCGCGCCCCGTGCTGGCCGAGTTGGGACTCGACGTCGAGCCCGGTGCGCTCCTCGGTGAACTCCCGCTCGCCGACCAGCAGTTGACGGAGATCGCGCGGGCGCTGCTGCGTCGGCCGCGTGTGCTCGTGCTCGACGAGCCGACGTCCGCGCTCCCGGCCGCCGCGGTGGACCGTCTCGAACGGGTCCTGCGGACGCTCACCGGGCGGGGCATCGCGATCCTGTACGTCACCCACTTCCTGGAGGAGGTGATGCGCCTCGCGCAGCGCGTGACGGTGCTGCGCGACGGACGGGTCACCCTGGCCGGCGTACGGCGGGAGGACGTAGGCATGCCGGATCTCGTGACGGCGATGCTCGGCGGGACACCGCAACAGCCGGTACGGCGGACGCGTGCCGTGACCGACGGGCCGCCGCCGGTCGTGCTCTCCGGGGTGTGCGTCCCGGGGCGTCTCGCGGACGTGACCTTCACCGTGCGCGCGGGAGAGGTGGTGGGCGTGGCCGGACTCCAAGGGGCGGGCCATCTCGACGCGTTGGCGGTGGTGTGCGGGCGTACGGCCGTCTCTGTGGGCCGGGTCGACATCGGTGGCCGGGGGCTGCCACGGTCCCTGCGGGACGCGGTACGGGCGGGCGTCGCCTTCGTGCCGAGCGACCGCAAACGGTACGGGCTGATGACCGACCGCACGGTGTGGGAGAACACCACGGCGGTGAGCTGGCTGGCGCTGGGGCGCGGCGGTTTCATGCCCTCACGGGCCGAACTGGTCCGCCGTACTGGTGACTTGACGGAGCGTCTGCGTCTGCGCGGCGACCCTCACGATGTCGTGGCGCGGCTGTCCGGCGGCAACCAGCAGAAGGTCGTCTTCGCGAAGTGGCTGGCCACCGAACCCCGCATCGTCGTCCTGGACGACCCCACGCGTGGCGTCGACGTCGGCGTACGGTCCGAAATGCACCGCATCGTGGGCGAGTTGGCGGCGGGCGGCGCCGCCGTGCTCATCTCCTCGACCGACCTCGCCGAACTGACCGAGGTCTGCGACCGGGTGCTGGTCTTCGTACGGGGCCGGACCGTGGAGGAGTTGAGCGGCGCCCGACTGACCGAGCACCAACTGGCGGTGTCGATGCAGGCGGGAGGGAGGACCGGGACCGGGCGGTGA
- a CDS encoding Xaa-Pro dipeptidyl-peptidase has translation MRTPARYKRFTNWRSLATAATAALMATLLTPVAAHSAPRESAPVYSYDNAIRESVWVDTQLDGDGDGKTDRVAVDIVRPREPAQQGRKVPVIMDASPYYSCCGRGNESQRKTYDANGNVVQMPLYYDNYFVPRGYAFVAVDLAGTNRSDGCVDVGGRSDVQSAKAVVDWLNGRAKGYTSRTGTTKAKAGWTNGRTGMIGKSYDGTIANGVAATGVEGLETIVPIAAISSWYDYYFAKGAPLYDSGPEWLSDYVESPDARARCAAVQQKLVDGAPRTGDWTKLWTERDYVKDVRKVDASVFVIHGMQDLNVRPKHFGQWWDGLAENGVDRKIWLSQTGHVDPFDFRRAEWADTLHRWFDHELLGYDNGIDDEPMADIERAPDQWVTSNVWPPRATDTVSLRPGKGAQAGVGTLGLRTGSGTETFTDDPQQDETDWAAQIDQSTTAKAGFTTKPLTRDVRLSGSSKVTVTATPTTSSAHLSAVLVDLGPDTIRDYSASGEGITTLTGRTCWGPSTTGDSSCFKETQAKTADVDYTVFSRGWADLGNHRSDDKGEPLTPGKRYTITLDLHASDHVVPAGHRLALIVAGTDEGLIDPPSSTPTLALDLARTKASVPLVGGAAAFARATSGSSYVTPDATLDGIGEPRATQRVPGGTH, from the coding sequence ATGCGGACACCTGCGCGCTACAAGCGCTTCACCAACTGGAGATCGCTCGCGACGGCGGCCACAGCCGCCCTGATGGCCACGCTCCTCACCCCGGTCGCCGCCCACAGCGCCCCGCGGGAGAGCGCCCCCGTCTACTCCTACGACAACGCGATCCGCGAATCCGTCTGGGTGGACACCCAACTGGACGGTGACGGCGACGGGAAGACCGACCGCGTCGCCGTCGACATAGTCCGCCCGCGGGAACCCGCACAGCAGGGCCGCAAGGTACCCGTGATCATGGATGCCAGCCCGTACTACTCCTGCTGCGGGCGCGGCAACGAGAGCCAGCGCAAGACGTACGACGCCAACGGCAACGTCGTGCAGATGCCGCTCTACTACGACAACTACTTCGTGCCGCGCGGCTACGCCTTCGTCGCCGTCGACCTGGCCGGGACCAACCGCTCCGACGGCTGCGTGGACGTCGGCGGCCGCTCCGACGTCCAGTCCGCGAAGGCCGTCGTCGACTGGCTGAACGGCCGGGCCAAGGGCTACACCTCCCGCACGGGGACCACGAAGGCCAAGGCCGGCTGGACCAACGGCAGGACCGGCATGATCGGCAAGAGCTACGACGGCACCATCGCCAACGGCGTCGCCGCCACCGGGGTCGAGGGCCTGGAGACGATCGTCCCCATCGCCGCCATCTCCTCCTGGTACGACTACTACTTCGCCAAGGGCGCCCCCCTCTACGACTCCGGCCCCGAGTGGCTGTCCGACTACGTCGAGAGCCCCGACGCCCGCGCCAGGTGCGCCGCCGTCCAGCAGAAACTCGTCGACGGCGCCCCGCGCACCGGTGACTGGACCAAGCTGTGGACCGAGCGCGACTACGTGAAGGACGTCCGCAAGGTCGACGCCAGCGTCTTCGTCATCCACGGCATGCAGGACCTCAACGTCCGCCCCAAGCACTTCGGCCAGTGGTGGGACGGCCTCGCCGAGAACGGTGTCGACCGCAAGATCTGGTTGTCCCAGACCGGTCACGTCGACCCCTTCGACTTCCGCCGCGCCGAATGGGCCGACACCCTGCACCGCTGGTTCGACCATGAACTCCTCGGCTACGACAACGGCATCGACGACGAGCCGATGGCCGACATCGAGCGCGCCCCCGACCAGTGGGTCACCTCGAACGTCTGGCCCCCGCGTGCCACCGACACCGTGAGCCTGCGCCCGGGCAAGGGAGCGCAGGCTGGCGTCGGCACCCTCGGACTGCGTACCGGATCGGGCACGGAGACCTTCACCGACGACCCGCAGCAGGACGAGACGGACTGGGCCGCCCAGATCGACCAGTCCACGACCGCCAAGGCCGGCTTCACCACCAAGCCGCTCACCCGTGACGTCCGCCTGTCCGGCTCCTCCAAGGTGACCGTCACCGCCACCCCGACCACGTCGAGCGCTCATCTCTCCGCGGTCCTGGTCGACCTCGGCCCGGACACGATCCGCGACTACTCCGCCTCCGGCGAGGGCATCACCACGCTCACCGGCCGCACCTGCTGGGGCCCGAGCACCACAGGCGACAGCTCCTGCTTCAAGGAGACGCAGGCCAAGACCGCGGACGTCGACTACACGGTGTTCAGCCGCGGTTGGGCCGACCTCGGCAACCACCGCTCGGACGACAAGGGCGAACCGCTCACCCCGGGCAAGCGCTACACCATCACCCTCGACCTGCACGCCAGCGACCACGTCGTCCCGGCCGGACACCGCCTCGCGCTGATCGTCGCCGGCACCGACGAGGGCCTCATCGACCCGCCGTCCAGCACTCCGACCCTCGCCCTCGACCTCGCGCGCACGAAGGCCAGTGTCCCGCTCGTCGGAGGCGCCGCCGCCTTCGCACGCGCCACCTCGGGATCCTCGTACGTCACCCCCGACGCCACCCTCGACGGCATCGGCGAGCCGCGTGCCACGCAGCGCGTACCCGGAGGCACCCACTGA
- a CDS encoding sugar ABC transporter substrate-binding protein: protein MHSRLRTLSAALGALVLLSATGCGDDDGPGGSGGGKLDMGIAVANISLNFAHEMVLGAESAADHAGDVNFKAVGPPNTDGPAEVQLFQNLTARAKDGIVLENLDPPIFTRPAARAVDQGIPIVALDTSPTDGSKVTFYVGNDNYALGELMAKEALKRLGDDPKGEIVVGVPNPGTPVLDNRAKGIADTFRKEAPGVKVLGPFQTYSDPGQNHSSWSSQVGAHPKALAFLGVGDADSYNLAKIKKEKNGKWLTAGFDVDPKTLDAVEDGSNFVTIDPQHFLKGYLSTAMLIESVRDNDGKLPDGWFLSPGGVVDSSNIDEIITRQKSAKAAYDWYKPVIDKLLGDQKAQLKPLKDAR, encoded by the coding sequence ATGCACTCCCGATTGCGTACGCTGTCCGCCGCGCTCGGCGCGCTGGTCCTCCTCTCCGCCACCGGCTGCGGCGATGACGACGGCCCCGGCGGCTCGGGCGGCGGCAAGCTCGACATGGGCATCGCGGTGGCCAACATCAGCCTGAACTTCGCCCACGAGATGGTGCTGGGCGCCGAGAGCGCCGCGGACCACGCGGGCGACGTGAACTTCAAGGCCGTCGGGCCGCCCAACACTGACGGGCCCGCCGAGGTGCAGCTCTTCCAGAACCTCACGGCCCGCGCCAAGGACGGCATCGTCCTGGAGAACCTCGATCCGCCGATCTTCACCCGGCCCGCCGCGCGCGCCGTCGACCAGGGCATCCCGATCGTGGCCCTGGACACCTCCCCCACCGACGGCAGCAAGGTGACCTTCTACGTGGGCAACGACAACTACGCGCTGGGCGAGTTGATGGCCAAGGAGGCGCTGAAGCGGCTCGGCGACGACCCGAAGGGGGAGATCGTCGTCGGGGTGCCCAACCCCGGGACGCCGGTGCTCGACAACCGGGCCAAGGGCATCGCCGACACGTTCAGGAAGGAGGCCCCGGGCGTGAAGGTGCTCGGCCCCTTCCAGACGTACAGCGATCCGGGGCAGAACCACAGCTCCTGGTCGTCGCAGGTCGGCGCGCACCCCAAGGCCCTCGCCTTCCTGGGGGTCGGTGACGCCGACAGCTACAACCTCGCGAAGATCAAGAAGGAGAAGAACGGCAAGTGGCTGACGGCGGGCTTCGACGTCGACCCGAAGACCCTGGACGCGGTCGAGGACGGCTCGAACTTCGTCACCATCGACCCGCAGCACTTCCTCAAGGGCTACCTCTCGACGGCGATGCTCATCGAGTCGGTGCGCGACAACGACGGCAAGCTGCCCGACGGCTGGTTCCTCTCCCCCGGCGGGGTCGTCGACTCCTCCAACATCGACGAGATCATCACGCGGCAGAAGTCCGCGAAGGCGGCCTACGACTGGTACAAGCCCGTGATCGACAAGCTGCTCGGTGACCAGAAGGCGCAGCTCAAGCCGTTGAAGGACGCGCGCTGA
- a CDS encoding M1 family metallopeptidase, with protein MHRRLIAPGALAASLLLAIPASAADYSPGAPGIGDPYYPAYGNGGYDVSHYDLRLQYQPETDKLEGTATLLARTTQDLSRFNLDFLLDVSEVRVNGTKAAFTTSGEHELEITPKNPLPKGTAVTVVVRYSGVPSSKKAYGFTSWHRTPDGGVGANEPEAAWWWFPSNDHPLDKATYDVSVAVPDGSQAISNGTLQSVSSRAGWTRYSWRSNKPQATYLATLAVGKFDLTTGTSESGIPIVNAYSKDLGDNYGAARASIERTGEVADWLSEYFGPYPFNALGGYVPNTNTGYALETQTRPFYSPRQFASGTNVSVVVHELAHQWYGDYVSVTGWKDIWINEGFARYAQWLWSEHEGEGTAQEIADYVYASRAADDPFWTVEPGDPGPENQFHIAVYDRGALALQALRNEIGDEVFFAILKGWPKKYANGNATVGDFVKYAEEVSGQPLASLFDTWLYQASKPEAPAARAASIAPRAQGELVRPKSWKKIAATNSVHER; from the coding sequence GTGCACCGCAGACTCATCGCCCCGGGCGCACTCGCTGCCTCCCTGCTGCTGGCGATCCCGGCATCGGCGGCCGACTACTCCCCCGGAGCGCCGGGCATCGGCGATCCCTACTACCCGGCTTACGGCAACGGCGGATACGACGTCTCCCACTACGACCTCCGGCTCCAATACCAGCCGGAGACGGACAAGTTGGAGGGAACCGCGACCCTCCTGGCGAGGACCACGCAGGATCTCTCGCGCTTCAATCTGGACTTCCTGCTCGATGTGAGCGAGGTGCGGGTCAACGGCACGAAGGCCGCGTTCACCACCTCGGGCGAGCACGAGCTGGAGATCACGCCGAAGAACCCGCTGCCCAAGGGCACGGCCGTCACGGTCGTGGTGCGCTACAGCGGGGTGCCTTCCTCGAAGAAGGCGTACGGGTTCACCAGTTGGCACCGCACTCCGGACGGCGGGGTCGGGGCGAACGAGCCCGAGGCGGCCTGGTGGTGGTTCCCCAGCAACGACCATCCGCTGGACAAGGCCACGTACGACGTGTCGGTCGCCGTGCCCGACGGTTCGCAGGCGATCTCCAACGGCACGCTCCAGTCGGTGAGTTCACGGGCCGGCTGGACGCGCTACAGCTGGCGGTCGAACAAGCCGCAGGCCACGTATCTGGCCACGTTGGCGGTCGGGAAGTTCGACCTCACGACCGGGACGTCGGAGAGCGGCATCCCGATCGTCAACGCCTACAGCAAGGATCTGGGCGACAACTACGGGGCGGCGCGCGCGAGCATCGAGCGGACCGGGGAGGTCGCGGACTGGCTGTCCGAGTATTTCGGGCCTTATCCGTTCAATGCTTTGGGTGGTTATGTCCCCAATACCAACACCGGGTACGCGTTGGAGACGCAGACCCGGCCGTTCTACAGCCCGCGGCAGTTCGCGAGCGGGACGAACGTGTCCGTGGTCGTGCACGAGCTGGCCCACCAGTGGTACGGCGACTACGTGTCCGTCACCGGATGGAAGGACATCTGGATCAACGAGGGCTTCGCCCGGTACGCGCAGTGGCTCTGGTCGGAGCACGAGGGCGAGGGGACGGCGCAGGAGATCGCGGACTACGTGTACGCGTCGCGGGCCGCCGACGATCCGTTCTGGACCGTCGAGCCCGGGGATCCCGGGCCGGAGAACCAGTTCCACATCGCCGTGTACGACCGCGGGGCGCTGGCCTTGCAGGCGCTGCGCAACGAGATCGGGGACGAGGTGTTCTTCGCCATTCTGAAGGGCTGGCCGAAGAAGTACGCGAACGGGAACGCGACGGTCGGTGACTTCGTGAAGTACGCGGAGGAGGTGTCGGGGCAGCCGCTCGCGTCGCTGTTCGACACGTGGCTGTACCAGGCGTCGAAGCCGGAGGCGCCGGCGGCGCGGGCTGCTTCTATCGCGCCTCGGGCTCAGGGGGAGCTGGTGCGGCCGAAGTCGTGGAAGAAGATCGCGGCGACGAACTCGGTTCACGAGCGGTAG
- a CDS encoding SDR family NAD(P)-dependent oxidoreductase, giving the protein METRTALVTGAAQGLGQEFAVALAGRGYRVAGIDLVPQTRTAERVLDYVELIADVTDEAQVDAALERVLEQFGTLHVLVNNAGVYPESPFEDTTPEEWRRVMRVNLEAPFLMTRAVLPYLKAAGWGRIVNIASAAVLTAPPTMVAYTASKAGLIGFTRALASALGPYDITVNAIAPSMVRTATAERTVGAGGGFEHVRAQQAVPRTQEPSDLVSTLLYVVDEGSGFLTGQTLNVAGGSAYL; this is encoded by the coding sequence ATGGAGACGCGGACCGCGCTGGTGACCGGAGCGGCACAGGGCCTCGGGCAGGAGTTCGCCGTCGCGCTCGCCGGACGAGGCTATCGAGTCGCCGGGATCGACCTCGTCCCGCAGACCCGGACGGCCGAACGCGTCCTGGACTACGTGGAGTTGATCGCCGACGTCACCGACGAGGCGCAGGTCGACGCGGCTCTTGAGCGGGTGCTGGAACAGTTCGGCACGTTGCACGTCCTGGTCAACAACGCGGGCGTGTACCCGGAGTCGCCCTTCGAGGACACCACGCCCGAGGAGTGGCGGCGTGTCATGCGCGTCAACCTGGAGGCGCCGTTCCTGATGACCCGGGCCGTCCTGCCGTACCTGAAGGCGGCGGGCTGGGGGCGCATCGTGAACATCGCCTCCGCCGCCGTCCTCACCGCACCGCCCACGATGGTGGCGTACACCGCCTCTAAGGCAGGCCTGATCGGCTTCACCCGGGCGCTCGCCTCGGCGCTCGGCCCGTACGACATCACGGTCAACGCGATCGCGCCGAGCATGGTCCGCACCGCGACCGCCGAGCGCACGGTCGGTGCCGGGGGCGGCTTCGAGCACGTCCGCGCCCAACAGGCCGTCCCCAGAACGCAGGAGCCGTCCGACCTCGTCTCCACACTGCTGTACGTCGTCGACGAGGGCAGCGGTTTCCTGACGGGCCAGACGCTCAACGTGGCAGGCGGATCGGCGTACTTGTGA
- a CDS encoding ABC transporter permease produces MTETDRAVDDAERAREQGGGRWFRPSPGRLLAGRLGNRRRLLPDELGVLVVLALLVAGIGIPYPDFLDSDNLLSTAHNSVYISLMACGMVFALAMREVDLSVGGSYAMCLVVGALLIREGVAPWLAVPAVLLTGIALGVFNALVTTLLALPSFIVTLGTLMLFRGVGLALADGKQITDLPLDDSFFTLAGGDAAGVPFALWVLLAVVVALAVLLARTRFGARVRAIGSNPDAAAFSGIPVVRTRVQALALSGLTTACAAVLALAYYGAGDPTLGQGYELQAIAACIIGGTPLAGGRGSVVGAVAGAMILSVVASGLVFFEVPINWTSFATGGVILVAVAADSALRRGGRSRH; encoded by the coding sequence ATGACCGAGACCGACCGTGCCGTGGACGACGCCGAGCGCGCCCGCGAACAGGGCGGCGGCCGGTGGTTCAGGCCGTCGCCCGGTCGGCTCCTGGCGGGCCGTCTCGGGAACCGGCGGCGGCTGCTGCCCGACGAACTCGGCGTCCTGGTCGTACTCGCCCTGCTCGTCGCCGGCATCGGCATCCCCTACCCGGACTTCCTCGACAGCGACAACCTGCTCTCCACGGCGCACAACTCCGTCTACATCTCGCTGATGGCGTGCGGCATGGTCTTCGCGCTCGCCATGCGCGAGGTCGACCTGTCGGTGGGCGGCAGCTACGCGATGTGCCTGGTCGTCGGGGCCCTGCTCATACGGGAGGGCGTCGCGCCCTGGCTGGCGGTGCCGGCGGTGCTGCTCACCGGGATCGCGCTCGGGGTCTTCAACGCACTGGTCACGACGCTGCTCGCCCTGCCGTCGTTCATCGTCACCCTAGGCACGCTGATGCTGTTCCGGGGCGTCGGACTGGCGCTCGCCGACGGAAAGCAGATCACCGATCTGCCGCTGGACGACTCGTTCTTCACGCTCGCGGGCGGTGACGCGGCCGGAGTGCCCTTCGCGCTCTGGGTGTTGCTCGCGGTCGTGGTCGCTCTCGCGGTGCTGCTCGCCCGCACCCGGTTCGGGGCTCGGGTGCGGGCGATCGGGTCCAATCCCGACGCCGCCGCGTTCAGCGGTATCCCCGTCGTCCGTACGCGTGTTCAGGCCCTCGCGCTGTCCGGTCTCACCACGGCGTGCGCGGCGGTCCTCGCCCTCGCGTACTACGGCGCCGGCGATCCCACGCTCGGCCAGGGCTACGAGCTGCAGGCCATCGCCGCGTGCATCATCGGCGGCACTCCGCTCGCGGGCGGCCGCGGCTCAGTGGTCGGGGCGGTGGCCGGCGCGATGATCCTGTCCGTCGTCGCCTCCGGGCTCGTGTTCTTCGAAGTACCCATCAACTGGACGTCGTTCGCGACCGGCGGGGTGATCCTCGTCGCGGTCGCGGCGGACAGCGCGCTGCGGCGCGGCGGGCGCAGCCGACATTGA
- a CDS encoding macro domain-containing protein, with the protein MSEITYVRGDATTPLGKGVKLIAHVCNDVGGWGKGFVLALSNRWPEPEAAYRRWHRERAGNDFALGATQFVKVDRYVWVANMIGQRGTKTGSKGVPVRYEAIDTALAPLADKALELGASVHMPRIGCGLAGGKWSRVEPLITERLIAKGIKVTVYDHGD; encoded by the coding sequence ATGTCGGAGATCACATACGTCCGGGGCGACGCCACCACCCCACTGGGCAAGGGCGTCAAGCTGATCGCCCATGTCTGCAACGACGTCGGGGGCTGGGGCAAGGGCTTCGTCCTCGCCCTGTCGAACCGCTGGCCGGAGCCGGAGGCCGCCTACCGCCGCTGGCACCGCGAGCGCGCGGGCAACGACTTCGCCCTGGGCGCGACCCAGTTCGTCAAGGTCGACCGATATGTATGGGTGGCCAACATGATCGGCCAGCGGGGCACGAAGACCGGCAGCAAGGGCGTCCCCGTCCGGTACGAGGCGATCGACACGGCCCTCGCCCCGCTGGCGGACAAGGCCCTAGAACTCGGCGCCTCCGTCCACATGCCCCGCATCGGCTGCGGACTGGCGGGCGGCAAGTGGTCACGAGTGGAGCCACTGATAACCGAGCGCCTCATAGCAAAGGGCATCAAGGTGACGGTGTACGACCACGGCGACTGA
- a CDS encoding IclR family transcriptional regulator, which yields MTDGQVPRVPQVPKSVLARGAALLRACGEAEGAQSLAELALRTGLPKPTAHRLLGELVRLGLVERGTDGRYRIGLALFVLGQSAPSARELRDIALPFLGDLYEATGENVHLAVPDGPDTLFLAKLTGRRATPIVSRTGGRLPAHCTATGKVFLAHDPRPPCVSLPRLTPRTLVLPGQLARDLARTRARGFGVNLEEAEIGISAVAAPVYAHERRPVAAISVTGGTRRLDMERVGARVCAAARALTRALSA from the coding sequence ATGACGGACGGTCAGGTGCCTCGGGTCCCTCAGGTGCCGAAGTCGGTACTCGCGCGCGGGGCGGCGCTGCTGCGGGCCTGCGGTGAGGCCGAGGGAGCGCAGAGTCTGGCCGAACTCGCGCTGCGCACGGGGCTGCCGAAGCCGACCGCGCACCGGCTGCTGGGTGAACTGGTCCGGCTGGGGCTCGTGGAGCGCGGAACCGACGGCCGCTACCGCATCGGCCTCGCCCTCTTCGTACTCGGCCAGTCGGCGCCGTCCGCTCGCGAACTGCGGGACATCGCCCTGCCGTTCCTCGGCGATCTGTACGAGGCGACCGGCGAGAACGTGCACCTGGCCGTGCCCGACGGCCCCGACACCCTCTTCCTGGCGAAGCTCACCGGCCGCCGCGCCACACCGATCGTCTCGCGCACGGGCGGCCGCCTGCCCGCCCACTGCACCGCCACGGGGAAGGTCTTCCTGGCGCACGACCCCCGGCCGCCGTGCGTCTCCCTGCCCAGGCTCACCCCGCGCACGCTCGTCCTGCCCGGCCAGCTGGCCCGCGACCTCGCACGGACCCGCGCCCGAGGCTTCGGCGTCAACCTGGAGGAGGCGGAGATCGGCATCTCCGCCGTCGCGGCCCCGGTCTACGCCCACGAACGCCGCCCGGTCGCCGCCATCTCCGTGACGGGCGGGACCCGACGCCTCGACATGGAACGCGTCGGCGCGCGGGTGTGCGCGGCGGCGCGTGCGTTGACGCGGGCGCTGTCGGCGTAG